One Streptomyces sp. NBC_00223 genomic window carries:
- the ftsW gene encoding putative lipid II flippase FtsW, whose protein sequence is MSDLAARRPRGRRDSAPPRGSALRGAARLPGRLRAAWDRPLTAYYVILGGSLLITVLGLVMVYSASMIQALRWGLPSTYYFRKQLLAVAIGSVLLYAAARMPIKLHRALAYPMLLGAVFLMCLVQIPGIGETVNGNTNWISIGGPFQLQPSEFGKLALVLWGADLLARKNDKHLLVQWKHLLVPLVPVTVLLLGLIMLGGDMGTTMILTAILFGMLWLAGAPTRLFTGVLAGAGSLAVLAIITSPNRMGRLHCIAATDPGTNDQCWQAVHGIYALASGGWFGSGLGASVEKWGELPEPHTDFIFAVTGEELGLAGTLSVLALFAALGYAGIRVAGRTEDTFVRFAAGGVTTWITAQAVINIGAVLGLLPIAGVPLPLFSYGGSALLPTMYAVGLLISFARSEPAARAALAVRGRNSRAGAMRRTMRRYARRRPSGER, encoded by the coding sequence GTGAGCGACCTCGCGGCGCGACGGCCCCGCGGCCGGCGCGATAGCGCGCCTCCGCGCGGCAGCGCGCTGCGGGGGGCGGCGCGGCTGCCGGGGCGGCTGCGGGCCGCCTGGGACCGCCCGCTGACGGCGTACTACGTCATCCTCGGCGGCAGCCTCCTGATCACCGTCCTCGGCCTCGTGATGGTCTACTCCGCCTCGATGATCCAGGCGCTGCGCTGGGGCCTGCCCTCCACGTACTACTTCCGCAAGCAGCTGCTGGCCGTCGCCATAGGGTCCGTGCTGCTCTACGCCGCCGCCCGGATGCCGATCAAGCTGCACCGGGCGCTGGCGTACCCGATGCTGCTGGGCGCGGTGTTCCTGATGTGCCTCGTGCAGATCCCCGGGATAGGGGAGACGGTCAACGGCAACACCAACTGGATCTCCATCGGCGGCCCGTTCCAGCTCCAGCCCAGCGAGTTCGGCAAACTCGCCCTCGTGCTGTGGGGCGCCGACCTGCTCGCCCGCAAGAACGACAAGCACCTGCTCGTCCAGTGGAAGCACCTGCTCGTGCCGCTGGTGCCGGTCACCGTACTGCTGCTCGGCCTGATCATGCTCGGCGGCGACATGGGCACCACCATGATCCTCACCGCGATCCTCTTCGGCATGCTGTGGCTGGCGGGCGCCCCCACCCGGCTGTTCACCGGTGTGCTGGCCGGCGCCGGCTCGCTGGCCGTGCTGGCGATCATCACCAGCCCCAACCGCATGGGCCGACTCCACTGCATCGCCGCCACCGACCCGGGCACCAACGACCAGTGCTGGCAGGCCGTGCACGGGATCTACGCCCTCGCCTCGGGCGGCTGGTTCGGCTCGGGCCTGGGGGCGAGCGTGGAGAAATGGGGTGAACTCCCCGAGCCCCACACCGACTTCATCTTCGCCGTGACCGGGGAGGAACTGGGCCTGGCGGGGACGCTGTCGGTCCTCGCCCTGTTCGCGGCACTAGGCTACGCGGGTATCCGCGTGGCCGGTCGCACGGAGGACACCTTCGTCAGGTTCGCAGCGGGTGGCGTGACCACCTGGATCACGGCTCAGGCCGTGATCAACATCGGTGCGGTGCTCGGTCTGCTGCCGATCGCCGGAGTCCCGCTCCCGCTGTTCTCCTACGGAGGTTCCGCCCTTCTGCCGACCATGTACGCGGTCGGGCTGCTGATCTCCTTCGCCAGAAGCGAGCCGGCGGCGCGAGCAGCCCTGGCCGTGCGGGGACGGAACTCCCGGGCCGGGGCCATGAGACGGACGATGCGACGGTACGCCAGACGGCGACCGTCCGGAGAGCGGTGA
- the murD gene encoding UDP-N-acetylmuramoyl-L-alanine--D-glutamate ligase, translating to MTAAADFSGPAGFKDRRVTVAGLGVSGVPAAKVLHGLGARVTVVNGVAGDRQRAEAAALEALGVAVRLGDGDTLPEGTELVVTAPGWKPDSPLFTAAAEAGVEVWGDVELAWRLRDTVPGTPAPWLAVTGTNGKTTTTRMLAAILTAAGLRTAAVGNIGVSLLDAVLGEQEYDVLAVELSSYQLHWAPSIRPHSAAVLNLAPDHLDWHGSMAAYAADKGRIYQGNQVACVYNTADPETERLVREADVEEGCRAVGFTLDAPRVSQFGLVDGVLVDRAFVADRQRNAQELAETADVRPAAPHNLANALAAAALARAYGVEPAAVREGLRAFRPDAHRIDEVVTVDGVTYVDDSKATNTHAAEASLAAYDSIVWLAGGLAKGAVFDELAAKAAGRLRAVVLFGADRALIREALARHAPQVPVVELERTDTGAMSAAVAAARDLARPGDTVLLAPACASMDMFTNYNQRGDLFAEAARALAPGTGGTGDH from the coding sequence ATGACCGCCGCCGCGGACTTCAGCGGCCCGGCCGGCTTCAAGGACCGCCGGGTCACCGTCGCCGGGCTCGGCGTCTCCGGAGTGCCCGCCGCCAAGGTGCTGCACGGCCTCGGCGCCCGCGTCACCGTCGTCAACGGTGTCGCGGGGGACCGGCAGCGGGCCGAGGCCGCCGCACTCGAAGCGCTCGGTGTCGCCGTACGCCTCGGTGACGGCGACACCCTGCCCGAGGGCACCGAACTCGTCGTCACCGCCCCCGGCTGGAAGCCGGACAGCCCGCTGTTCACGGCCGCCGCCGAGGCGGGCGTCGAGGTCTGGGGCGACGTCGAACTCGCCTGGCGGCTGCGCGACACCGTGCCGGGTACGCCCGCCCCCTGGCTCGCGGTCACCGGCACCAACGGCAAGACCACGACGACCCGCATGCTCGCCGCGATCCTCACCGCGGCGGGCCTGCGGACCGCCGCCGTCGGCAACATCGGTGTCTCGCTGCTCGACGCGGTGCTCGGCGAGCAGGAGTACGACGTGCTCGCCGTCGAGCTGTCCAGCTACCAGCTGCACTGGGCGCCCAGCATCCGCCCGCACTCCGCGGCCGTGCTCAACCTCGCCCCCGACCACCTCGACTGGCACGGCTCCATGGCGGCGTACGCGGCCGACAAGGGCCGGATCTACCAGGGCAACCAGGTCGCCTGCGTCTACAACACCGCCGACCCCGAGACCGAGCGGCTGGTCCGCGAGGCCGACGTCGAGGAGGGCTGCCGGGCGGTCGGCTTCACCCTGGACGCCCCCCGGGTCTCGCAGTTCGGCCTGGTCGACGGCGTCCTGGTGGACCGGGCCTTCGTCGCCGACCGGCAGCGCAACGCCCAGGAGCTGGCCGAGACCGCCGACGTACGGCCTGCGGCCCCGCACAACCTCGCCAACGCGCTGGCGGCCGCGGCGCTGGCCCGCGCCTACGGTGTCGAACCCGCCGCCGTACGCGAGGGGCTGCGTGCCTTCCGGCCCGACGCCCACCGTATCGACGAGGTCGTCACGGTCGACGGCGTCACCTATGTGGACGACTCCAAGGCCACCAACACCCATGCCGCCGAGGCGTCGCTGGCCGCCTACGACTCGATCGTGTGGCTGGCGGGCGGCCTCGCCAAGGGTGCCGTCTTCGACGAGCTGGCCGCCAAGGCGGCCGGGCGGCTGCGCGCGGTGGTGCTCTTCGGCGCCGACCGGGCGCTGATCCGCGAAGCACTCGCGCGACACGCGCCGCAGGTCCCGGTGGTCGAGCTGGAACGGACCGACACTGGGGCGATGTCCGCCGCCGTCGCCGCGGCCCGGGACCTGGCCCGACCGGGCGACACGGTTCTGCTGGCCCCGGCCTGCGCGTCGATGGACATGTTCACCAACTACAACCAGCGCGGCGACCTGTTCGCCGAGGCGGCGCGGGCGCTGGCGCCCGGCACCGGCGGAACGGGCGACCACTAG
- the mraY gene encoding phospho-N-acetylmuramoyl-pentapeptide-transferase has product MKQILVSGVLGLFLSLIGTPLLIRLLARKGYGQMIRDDGPKAHHSKRGTPTMGGIAFILATLVAYAATKAITGQKPTMSGVLVLFLTTGLGLVGFLDDYIKIVKQRSLGLRAKAKMAGQLIVGIAFAVLALNFHDSRNQTPASTKLSFTTDFGWSIGPVIFVIWALFMILAMSNGVNLTDGLDGLATGASVMVFAAYTVIGVWQYGQWCGAEVSATAGCYEVRDPLDLAVVAAALMGACFGFLWWNTSPAKIFMGDTGSLALGGALAGLAICSRTEMLLAILGGLFVLITMSVVIQVGSFRLTGKRVFRMAPLQHHFELKGWSEVLVVVRFWIIQGMCMAVGLGIFYAAWVAVK; this is encoded by the coding sequence ATGAAGCAGATCCTCGTCTCCGGCGTTCTGGGACTGTTCCTTTCGCTGATCGGCACCCCGCTGCTGATCCGCCTGCTGGCCCGCAAGGGCTACGGACAGATGATCCGGGACGACGGCCCGAAGGCCCACCACAGCAAGCGCGGCACCCCCACGATGGGCGGTATCGCCTTCATCCTGGCCACCCTGGTCGCCTACGCGGCCACGAAGGCGATCACCGGCCAGAAGCCGACGATGTCCGGGGTGCTGGTGCTCTTCCTGACCACCGGGCTCGGTCTGGTCGGCTTCCTCGACGACTACATCAAGATCGTCAAGCAGCGCAGCCTCGGTCTGCGGGCCAAGGCCAAGATGGCCGGCCAGCTCATCGTCGGCATCGCCTTCGCGGTCCTCGCGCTGAACTTCCACGACTCGCGCAACCAGACCCCGGCCTCGACCAAGCTCTCCTTCACCACGGACTTCGGCTGGTCGATCGGCCCGGTGATCTTCGTGATCTGGGCGCTGTTCATGATCCTGGCCATGTCCAACGGCGTGAACCTCACCGACGGCCTCGACGGCCTGGCCACCGGCGCCTCGGTGATGGTCTTCGCCGCCTACACCGTCATCGGCGTGTGGCAGTACGGCCAGTGGTGCGGCGCCGAGGTCAGCGCGACCGCCGGCTGCTACGAGGTCCGCGACCCGCTCGACCTCGCGGTGGTGGCGGCCGCCCTGATGGGCGCCTGCTTCGGCTTCCTGTGGTGGAACACCTCCCCGGCGAAGATCTTCATGGGCGACACCGGTTCGCTGGCCCTCGGCGGCGCCCTGGCCGGCCTGGCGATCTGCTCGCGCACCGAGATGCTGCTCGCCATCCTCGGCGGCCTCTTCGTGCTCATCACGATGTCCGTCGTCATCCAGGTCGGCTCCTTCCGGCTCACCGGCAAGCGGGTCTTCCGGATGGCACCGCTCCAGCACCACTTCGAACTCAAGGGCTGGAGCGAAGTCCTGGTGGTGGTCCGCTTCTGGATCATCCAGGGCATGTGCATGGCCGTCGGCCTCGGCATCTTCTACGCCGCCTGGGTGGCCGTGAAATGA
- a CDS encoding UDP-N-acetylmuramoyl-tripeptide--D-alanyl-D-alanine ligase: MIPLTLAEVAHAVGGSTHDIPDTGVRVTGPVVLDSRAVEPGALFVAFAGERADGHDFAAGAVADGAVAVLAARPVGVPAIVVDDVQAALGRLARHVIERLGTAVVALTGSAGKTSTKDLLAQLLERLAPTVWTPGSFNNEIGLPLTALRADPGTRHLVLEMGARSIGHIRYLTGLTPPRIGLVLNVGTAHIGEFGGREQIAQAKGELVEALPAAAEGGVAVLNADDPLVRAMAARTKAKVVFFGESEEAEVRAENVRLNDRGQPVFGLRTPSGCAEVTLRLYGEHHVSNALAAAAVARELGMPVEEIASALCAAGSLSHWRMEVTERPDGVTVVNDAYNANPESMRAALRALAAMGRSAKARGGRTWAVLGQMAELGEQSLTEHDAVGRLAVRLNVSKLVAVGGTEAAWLQMGAYNEGSWGEESVHVSDAVAAIELLRSEVRPGDVVLVKASRSVGLESVALALIEAGGPGAAGGTAREGAAR, from the coding sequence GTGATCCCCCTCACCCTCGCCGAGGTCGCACACGCGGTCGGCGGGAGCACGCACGACATACCGGACACCGGGGTACGCGTCACCGGGCCCGTGGTCCTCGACTCCCGCGCGGTCGAGCCCGGCGCGCTCTTCGTGGCCTTCGCCGGGGAGCGCGCGGACGGCCACGACTTCGCCGCGGGAGCCGTCGCCGACGGCGCGGTCGCGGTGCTGGCCGCCCGTCCGGTCGGCGTGCCCGCGATCGTGGTGGACGATGTGCAGGCCGCCCTCGGCCGGCTCGCCCGGCACGTCATCGAGCGCCTGGGCACGGCCGTGGTGGCCCTCACCGGCTCCGCGGGCAAGACCAGCACCAAGGACCTCCTCGCCCAGCTGCTGGAGCGCCTGGCGCCCACCGTGTGGACGCCCGGCTCGTTCAACAACGAGATCGGACTGCCGCTCACCGCGCTCCGCGCCGACCCCGGCACCCGCCACCTGGTGCTGGAGATGGGCGCCCGCAGCATCGGCCACATCCGCTACCTCACCGGACTGACCCCGCCCCGGATCGGCCTGGTGCTCAATGTCGGCACCGCGCACATCGGCGAGTTCGGCGGCCGCGAGCAGATCGCCCAGGCCAAGGGCGAACTCGTCGAGGCCCTGCCGGCCGCCGCCGAGGGCGGTGTCGCGGTCCTCAACGCCGACGATCCGCTGGTCCGCGCGATGGCCGCCCGGACGAAGGCGAAGGTGGTGTTCTTCGGCGAGAGCGAGGAAGCCGAGGTACGCGCCGAGAACGTCCGGCTGAACGACCGGGGACAGCCCGTCTTCGGTCTGCGAACACCCTCCGGGTGCGCCGAGGTGACCTTGCGCCTGTACGGTGAGCACCACGTGTCGAACGCGCTTGCCGCGGCCGCCGTTGCCCGTGAACTCGGCATGCCTGTCGAGGAGATCGCCTCCGCGCTGTGCGCGGCCGGCTCGCTCTCGCACTGGCGGATGGAGGTCACGGAGCGGCCCGACGGCGTGACGGTCGTCAACGACGCCTACAACGCGAACCCCGAATCCATGAGGGCAGCCCTGCGCGCACTGGCCGCGATGGGCAGGTCCGCGAAGGCTCGGGGGGGCCGTACGTGGGCGGTACTGGGACAGATGGCCGAACTCGGCGAGCAGTCGCTCACCGAGCACGACGCGGTGGGGCGGCTGGCCGTCCGGCTCAACGTCAGCAAGCTCGTGGCCGTGGGCGGTACCGAAGCCGCCTGGCTGCAAATGGGCGCTTACAACGAGGGTTCGTGGGGTGAGGAGTCGGTGCACGTGTCCGACGCGGTGGCGGCGATCGAACTGTTGCGCAGCGAAGTGCGCCCGGGAGACGTCGTGCTGGTGAAGGCATCGAGGTCGGTGGGTCTGGAATCGGTGGCCCTGGCGCTCATCGAGGCAGGCGGCCCGGGCGCCGCCGGCGGTACGGCCCGCGAGGGTGCCGCGCGATGA